TACTCCCAGTGCCTCGACAATTTCTCTGACAGCATTTACATGGAGGCCATGGGCACGCTCCAGCCCGTATGTAATGGCAAAATCAAGGTGGTCCATTACATTTGCACCCGGAATAGGATTGCGAAGGGTAATCACCGTCTTATGAATATCCCCGCTATCAAGGTCTATCTTCTGTGCTCTTATACCACTGGTTCCTAGATCAATTGCAACTCCTGTTCTCATATGAATCCCTTGAAGTATTTTTTGAAGTTATAACATAAGTACTGAGTTCTAACTTAAAAATATATGTTACGGTACTGATGTCTATATACAGTACTATTTAAATTGATTGTAGTACTTATGGAATTATTAAAAAATAGCAGTACCATTGAATACTCTGGTGGAAGTATGGTAAATCAAGTTGTTTTGATTTACTCCTGTGTGCGTAAAAGCTATATCTTTTCGCACAATCGCTGTCCCTTTTCAGTCAGGACCAGCTTTTTCCCTGTTGTCTGAACACCATCTGTATGGCAGACAGATGTCGATGAGCAGGATCCGCAGGCTGAACAGCCGGGACTGTTGTCCCCTTCTACAATTTTGATATATCCCATGTGTTCCATGCTTTGCAGTATCTCTTTTAGTCTTTCAGAGCTAATACCCAGCTTTTGGGCAGTTTCAGCCATGGAAAGTTTCTCTACGTACAGGTATTTCAATAGATCCTTTATCATATGCTCCCGCCTGAAATCAGTTCTCGATATCAAAATGGTCTTTCCACTGCAGGTAGGCAACTAATGACACGGCTCCAAGGTATATTTCAGGCCTCAGGTCATCAAGTATGGACCAGCCGGCAAATGCCTCATTCTTCAAAAGATAGACCTCAAGTACATTTCCAAATGCTGCAAGTACATATATGCCTGCAAATATGAGCGAGAGCAGTATTCCCACATAAACATAGGCGATGCCTTCATCTTTTCCGGAATGCAGTTCTGCAAAACCGTAAATAAATACGCTTCCGACCAGTACCAGCACAAACCCCCCGATTGCGTCAGGAGGGATGAACAGGACATCTGCTATGAATCTGCTTAAGGTTTCGGGTGCTGAGATCCCCAGTGATCTCGAGAATCCGGTGATAAGCTGAATGAGCCCGAAAAGAGTGTAAATTGCACCCATTAAAAGAGCGAATACGATCTTGTGGCCATTATTTCCTTTCATGTCATAACCTCAGTACCCGAACAGTTTTCCTCCCTGGTATACCATAAAGGCAATTATCCAGGCAACAATTATTCCATACATCAATGCAAAAAGTGTCCACTTCCAGGAACCTGTCTCTTTCTTAATGACTCCGAGTGTTGCAATGCATGGCATGTACAACAAACTGAAGACCATAAGACTCAATGAGCTTAGCGCTGTGATGGCTGGGTCGGCGATCAGGTTCTGTGTCAGAGCCTCCTGATTATCTCCCACTCCGTACAGGACTCCCATGGAAGCCACTACTATTTCCTTTGCCACAAATCCGAATATGAGTGAAACCGTAACCTTCCAGTCAAAACCAAGCGGTTCCATTAACGGTTCGAAGAAATGACCGATCATTCCAACATAACTTCCCTCGCTTCCGTATTCTATGCCCCATGGGAATGATGCCAGCAGCCAGATGACCACAACACCAAAGAGTATGATGGTACCGGCTTTCCTGATATACATTGCTCCGTTATCCCACATATGGATCAG
The window above is part of the Methanolobus zinderi genome. Proteins encoded here:
- a CDS encoding FeoC-like transcriptional regulator — its product is MIKDLLKYLYVEKLSMAETAQKLGISSERLKEILQSMEHMGYIKIVEGDNSPGCSACGSCSSTSVCHTDGVQTTGKKLVLTEKGQRLCEKI